One genomic window of Salmo salar chromosome ssa12, Ssal_v3.1, whole genome shotgun sequence includes the following:
- the LOC106613109 gene encoding uncharacterized protein isoform X5, whose product MEDYEKFIQRRLYELKRKDSNDNNNNQRRTLESPCTRHVSSAIRFHGIPILPPLLTGVQREEMQRHREAAKRTTDRRKTQPSETRMSYVQNILHSVQAEAGKRSHIIELYTPATSANVMYCLAYKLRQAPTLEEFFQGEPGLTAAKTTNLHHSNVRQVLASQNDDVTETKDSLPGSSSPPTLTVMHDGKAGILVRGPPMTSTAYGAFTTNHLTTLHNTTTVRETFLDKLVCDPMTPSLARETTTHTNQVAPQTETRTRERLLYDQDKTTNAGCVLEEDLGSGEATVDPLADISHQSSGYVTYENAEATCVLSRTEAGESIISGPEEGTPIGTGGFLLHSTSDTNTTKACNIISHPPIDAEDLEEGSSPCDDDLITGRPADEASVTSSWCNDVIPDYLEEALVTSPLQSNDITPPVEDRIASHPGKKCSTTNIVTFPQHQASLSLSDRPEPKIVVTCPQTEASTPDLCKPGQNQASDLDRPEGPYRLSLQTLLKKSQAALECPKPGRNQPESEPKIRTGDVDFESEPVAGPYRLSLQTLLKKSQEHRRRQRQLKNQAKASTCSTRTQEALTHQKMEEEISFSDKENEEFLQSGRVVAEGRKTRDRDWRKDHLGMGVQFSGPPPLEIFPKEAWVQREEEKARSRIVERMGPNEKGCHDRILKELEAGNGPSHLVGQEGDSQSPPGVDIDAGSSAEDIQLHLSPDVTAAPSMLMGNLPHPISADASITQKSFYLVREKSSTLPRSSSLGSSRFQSVPTPQFSMSPIRCKSKGNSGGGGRGTPKRQILVNTPLNVDHEVGLVTGQEKNDARDQTHLHRAPLVAGGDTRPMRRSTDQAEQIAQLELNLSSLKILISDLESTLTETPESHQTHNNSQTDNIDHQQKYMDYHTPDSQDLQLGNQTHNNSQTDNIDHQQKYMDYHTPDSQDLQLGNQTHNNSQTDNSSNLTMDPPHKYMDYHTPESQAESNLSEKGRGDGGQRSADKMAVVPCRVQWCDSVPPLFKEVEIAVTTGYKRQDGRQQQPLAARLVTSLTQKRRVPDVFRKVPYDVIKVRNDVVKIPASHKTPFSVLSDASNNQHQPMEWKSYPEDPAHFQSINQSYDVDTPSGLWLQGGSEGSLKGHDPAGKQLTPENGGGGQGGASRAKRRLVMHTTEGNRGRGRREVMDRPHSSTPEAAVQSHSQPQLKQTHAAQVRALKEEQRRQQQQLLQSPRCVCVCYGPLVAAAVKGYLTRRLLHTERVGQLLCTIKDTQQFLLSFQLQSPGRDSRQDLVLQERVTLQLRSARYEVQDIFCLSAGDRMQIISWDRQLARDREMKRKTGETGSTRGKSSLSAATQKALERKRGVMMRKAAEGQRGTGAVVAGAEGNVVKQTRGSFRPNPQRVPKTTQSRRSR is encoded by the exons ATGGAAGACTATGAAAAGTTCATACAACGCCGACTTTACGAACTGAAAAGGAAGGATAGCAACGACAACAACAATAACCAACGCCGGACACTGGAATCACCATGTACTCGCCACGTATCATCAGCTATCCGTTTCCATGGTATACCCATCCTTCCTCCATTG CTCACAGGAGTGCAAAGAGAAGAGatgcagagacacagagaggcagCCAAGAGGACGACAGATAGGAGGAAGACTCAGCCCTCTGAGACAAGGATGTCCTACGTTCAGAACATTCTACACAGTGTTCAG GCCGAGGCTGGGAAACGGTCCCATATAATTGAATTGTACACTCCTGCTACTTCAGCTAACGTAATGTATTGCCTAGCCTATAAG CTGAGGCAAGCACCAACACTGGAGGAGTTCTTTCAGGGTGAACCAGGACTAACGGCAGCCAAAACCACCAACCTACACCACAGCAACGTCCGCCAGGTTCTAGCGTCGCAGAATGATGATGTCACCGAGACCAAGGACAGCTTGCCGGGGTCGTCCTCCCCACCAACCTTAACCGTCATGCATGATGGGAAAGCAGGCATCCTCGTCCGAGGTCCTCCCATGACGTCGACAGCCTACGGCGCCTTCACAACGAATCACCTTACAACTCTCCATAACACCACCACTGTGAGGGAGACCTTCCTAGATAAGCTGGTCTGTGACCCAATGACACCTTCTCTAGCTAGAGAGACAACCACACATACCAACCAGGTTGCTCCACAAACAGAGACCCGGACCAGGGAGAGACTCTTGTATGACCAGGATAAGACCACCAATGCTGGGTGTGTTCTGGAGGAGGACCTGGGTTCAGGAGAAGCAACGGTGGATCCTCTAGCTGACATAAGCCACCAGTCTTCAGGGTACGTGACGTATGAAAACGCGGAGGCCACCTGTGTCTTGAGTCGGACCGAGGCTGGGGAGAGCATTATATCAGGGCCTGAGGAGGGGACACCAATTGGAACGGGGGGGTTTCTCCTACACAGCACCTCTGATACAAACACAACCAAGGCATGTAATATCATCAGCCATCCTCCCATTGATGCTGAAGATCTGGAGGAGGGGTCGTCCCCGTGTGACGATGACCTCATAACCGGTCGTCCTGCAGATGAGGCGAGCGTGACGTCGTCCTGGTGTAATGACGTCATACCAGACTATTTAGAGGAAGCGTTGGTGACGTCGCCTCTACAGAGCAACGATATCACACCTCCTGTAGAAGACCGCATAGCAAGTCATCCAGGAAAGAAGTGTAGCACTACTAATATTGTCACTTTCCCCCAGCATCAAGCCTCATTATCACTATCAGACCGTCCTGAACCCAAGATTGTAGTGACATGTCCTCAGACTGAGGCCTCGACACCGGACCTCTGCAAACCAGGTCAGAACCAGGCGTCAGACTTAGACCGACCGGAGGGACCATACCGGCTCAGCCTCCAGACTCTTCTAAAGAAATCCCAGGCAGCTTTGGAATGCCCCAAACCAGGCAGGAACCAGCCAGAATCAGAACCAAAGATCCGGACTGGAGATGTAGACTTTGAATCGGAACCAGTTGCAGGGCCGTACCGCCTCAGCCTCCAGACCCTGCTGAAAAAGTCCCAGGAGCACCGGAGACGCCAGCGTCAGCTGAAGAACCAGGCCAAGGCCTCTACTTGTTCTACCAG GACCCAGGAGGCCTTGACACACcagaagatggaggaggagatcaGTTTCTCAGACAAGGAGAATGAGGAGTTCCTCCAGTCAGGGAGAGTGGTGGCGGAGGGAAGGAAAACCCGGGACAGGGATTGGAGAAAGGATCATCTGGGAATGGGAGTCCAGTTTTCCGGACCGCCACCACTAGAGATATTCCCTAAGGAAGCGTGGGTTCAACGTGAGGAGGAGAAAGCGAGGTCTAGGATTGTGGAAAGAATGGGACCCAACGAAAAAGGATGTCATGATAGAATATTGAAGGAATTGGAGGCTGGAAATGGCCCTTCACATTTGGTTGGTCAAGAAGGAGACTCCCAATCTCCTCCAGGAGTGGACATTGATGCTGGCTCGTCAGCCGAAGACATCCAGCTACACCTCTCACCAGACGTCACAGCAGCACCGTCAATGCTAATGGGGAACCTTCCACATCCTATCTCAGCCGATGCCTCCATAACCCAGAAATCATTCTACCTAGTCAGGGAGAAGAGCTCTACCCTGCCGAGGTCTTCCTCTCTGGGGAGTAGTAGGTTCCAGAGCGTCCCTACCCCCCAGTTTAGTATGAGCCCTATCCGCTGTAAGAGTAAAGGAAACAGTGGGGGAGGAGGGCGTGGCACCCCCAAGAGGCAGATCCTGGTAAACACACCTTTGAATGTAGACCACGAGGTGGGGTTGGTGACTGGGCAGGAAAAGAATGATGCTCGGGACCAAACGCATCTGCATAGAGCGCCCCTAGTGGCTGGGGGTGATACAAGACCTATGCGTAGGAGCACAGACCAGGCAGAACAGATAGCTCAGCTGGAGCTCAACCTGTCCAGCCTCAAAATACTGATCTCTGACCTGGAGTCCACGCTCACAGAGACACCAGAGAGCCACCAGACGCACAACAACAGCCAGACTGATAATATAGACCATCAACAGAAATACATGGACTACCATACACCTGACAGCCAGGACTTACAGTTAGGGaaccagacacacaacaacagccAGACTGATAATATAGACCATCAACAGAAATACATGGACTACCATACACCTGACAGCCAGGACTTACAGTTAGGGaaccagacacacaacaacagccAGACTGATAATAGTAGTAACCTTACCATGGACCCGCCACATAAATACATGGACTACCATACACCTGAGAGTCAGGCAGAGAGTAACCTTAGTGAGAAAGGAAGAGGGGatggaggtcagaggtcagctgATAAGATGGCGGTGGTCCCCTGTAGAGTCCAGTGGTGTGACAGTGTACCTCCATTGTTCAAGGAGGTGGAGATCGCTGTTACAACGGGTTACAAAAGACAAGATGGTCGCCAGCAGCAGCCTCTTGCAGCGCGCCTCGTCACCTCCCTCACTCAGAAGAGAAGAGTTCCTGACGTGTTCCGGAAGGTTCCATACGATGTCATCAAGGTTCGGAATGACGTTGTCAAGATTCCGGCATCACACAAAACACCTTTCTCCGTCCTCTCAGATGCCAGTAACAACCAGCACCAGCCAATGGAGTGGAAGAGTTATCCGGAGGACCCCGCCCACTTCCAATCCATCAACCAATCGTATGACGTGGACACGCCCTCAGGGCTCTGGCTCCAGGGAGGGTCAGAGGGGTCGTTGAAAGGTCATGACCCCGCGGGGAAGCAGCTGACCCCTGAGAACGGAGGTGGCGGTCAGGGAGGGGCGTCAAGGGCCAAACGTAGACTGGTCATGCACACCACAGAGGGGAACAGGGGACGAGGACGAAGAGAGGTGATGGACAGGCCTCACTCCAGTACTCCTGAAG CTGCGGTGCAGTCACACAGTCAGCCCCAGCTGAAGCAGACCCATGCAGCCcaggtcagagccctgaaggaggagcagaggagacagCAGCAACAACTACTGCAG tctcccaggtgtgtgtgtgtgtgttatggcccCCTGGTGGCAGCAGCAGTGAAGGGATACCTAACCAGGAGGctcctacacacagagagagtgggacagCTGCTATGTACCATCAAG GACACGCAGCAGTTCCTGCTGTCCTTCCAGCTCCAGAGCcctgggagagacagcaggcaagACCTGGTGCTGCAGGAGAGAGTCACActgcag CTCCGCTCAGCACGTTATGAGGTCCAGGACATCTTCTGTCTGTCAGCAGGAGACAGGATGCAGATCATCAGCTGGGACAGACAGCTGGCCAGGGACAGGGAGATGAAACGCAAG ACTGGGGAAACGGGGTCGACCAGGGGGAAgagttctctgtcagctgctaCACAGAAAGccttggagaggaagagaggagtcaTGAT GAGGAAAGCggcagaggggcagagggggaCTGGAGCTGTGGTTGCTGGGGCAGAGGGGAACGTCGTGAAGCAGACACGTGGGTCTTTTCGACCCAACCCTCAAAGGGTCCCCAAGACCACCCAGTCCCGCAGATCTCGGTGA
- the LOC106613109 gene encoding uncharacterized protein isoform X2, with protein MEDYEKFIQRRLYELKRKDSNDNNNNQRRTLESPCTRHVSSAIRFHGIPILPPLLTGVQREEMQRHREAAKRTTDRRKTQPSETRMSYVQNILHSVQAEAGKRSHIIELYTPATSANLRQAPTLEEFFQGEPGLTAAKTTNLHHSNVRQVLASQNDDVTETKDSLPGSSSPPTLTVMHDGKAGILVRGPPMTSTAYGAFTTNHLTTLHNTTTVRETFLDKLVCDPMTPSLARETTTHTNQVAPQTETRTRERLLYDQDKTTNAGCVLEEDLGSGEATVDPLADISHQSSGYVTYENAEATCVLSRTEAGESIISGPEEGTPIGTGGFLLHSTSDTNTTKACNIISHPPIDAEDLEEGSSPCDDDLITGRPADEASVTSSWCNDVIPDYLEEALVTSPLQSNDITPPVEDRIASHPGKKCSTTNIVTFPQHQASLSLSDRPEPKIVVTCPQTEASTPDLCKPGQNQASDLDRPEGPYRLSLQTLLKKSQAALECPKPGRNQPESEPKIRTGDVDFESEPVAGPYRLSLQTLLKKSQEHRRRQRQLKNQAKASTCSTRTQEALTHQKMEEEISFSDKENEEFLQSGRVVAEGRKTRDRDWRKDHLGMGVQFSGPPPLEIFPKEAWVQREEEKARSRIVERMGPNEKGCHDRILKELEAGNGPSHLVGQEGDSQSPPGVDIDAGSSAEDIQLHLSPDVTAAPSMLMGNLPHPISADASITQKSFYLVREKSSTLPRSSSLGSSRFQSVPTPQFSMSPIRCKSKGNSGGGGRGTPKRQILVNTPLNVDHEVGLVTGQEKNDARDQTHLHRAPLVAGGDTRPMRRSTDQAEQIAQLELNLSSLKILISDLESTLTETPESHQTHNNSQTDNIDHQQKYMDYHTPDSQDLQLGNQTHNNSQTDNIDHQQKYMDYHTPDSQDLQLGNQTHNNSQTDNSSNLTMDPPHKYMDYHTPESQAESNLSEKGRGDGGQRSADKMAVVPCRVQWCDSVPPLFKEVEIAVTTGYKRQDGRQQQPLAARLVTSLTQKRRVPDVFRKVPYDVIKVRNDVVKIPASHKTPFSVLSDASNNQHQPMEWKSYPEDPAHFQSINQSYDVDTPSGLWLQGGSEGSLKGHDPAGKQLTPENGGGGQGGASRAKRRLVMHTTEGNRGRGRREVMDRPHSSTPEAAVQSHSQPQLKQTHAAQVRALKEEQRRQQQQLLQMLAARYQLLQSLSFPVSSSPTSSSRLADNTTSLLPLSSIPLSSLSIPLFCPSPGSLLSDPDSPSRSPRCVCVCYGPLVAAAVKGYLTRRLLHTERVGQLLCTIKDTQQFLLSFQLQSPGRDSRQDLVLQERVTLQLRSARYEVQDIFCLSAGDRMQIISWDRQLARDREMKRKTGETGSTRGKSSLSAATQKALERKRGVMMRKAAEGQRGTGAVVAGAEGNVVKQTRGSFRPNPQRVPKTTQSRRSR; from the exons ATGGAAGACTATGAAAAGTTCATACAACGCCGACTTTACGAACTGAAAAGGAAGGATAGCAACGACAACAACAATAACCAACGCCGGACACTGGAATCACCATGTACTCGCCACGTATCATCAGCTATCCGTTTCCATGGTATACCCATCCTTCCTCCATTG CTCACAGGAGTGCAAAGAGAAGAGatgcagagacacagagaggcagCCAAGAGGACGACAGATAGGAGGAAGACTCAGCCCTCTGAGACAAGGATGTCCTACGTTCAGAACATTCTACACAGTGTTCAG GCCGAGGCTGGGAAACGGTCCCATATAATTGAATTGTACACTCCTGCTACTTCAGCTAAC CTGAGGCAAGCACCAACACTGGAGGAGTTCTTTCAGGGTGAACCAGGACTAACGGCAGCCAAAACCACCAACCTACACCACAGCAACGTCCGCCAGGTTCTAGCGTCGCAGAATGATGATGTCACCGAGACCAAGGACAGCTTGCCGGGGTCGTCCTCCCCACCAACCTTAACCGTCATGCATGATGGGAAAGCAGGCATCCTCGTCCGAGGTCCTCCCATGACGTCGACAGCCTACGGCGCCTTCACAACGAATCACCTTACAACTCTCCATAACACCACCACTGTGAGGGAGACCTTCCTAGATAAGCTGGTCTGTGACCCAATGACACCTTCTCTAGCTAGAGAGACAACCACACATACCAACCAGGTTGCTCCACAAACAGAGACCCGGACCAGGGAGAGACTCTTGTATGACCAGGATAAGACCACCAATGCTGGGTGTGTTCTGGAGGAGGACCTGGGTTCAGGAGAAGCAACGGTGGATCCTCTAGCTGACATAAGCCACCAGTCTTCAGGGTACGTGACGTATGAAAACGCGGAGGCCACCTGTGTCTTGAGTCGGACCGAGGCTGGGGAGAGCATTATATCAGGGCCTGAGGAGGGGACACCAATTGGAACGGGGGGGTTTCTCCTACACAGCACCTCTGATACAAACACAACCAAGGCATGTAATATCATCAGCCATCCTCCCATTGATGCTGAAGATCTGGAGGAGGGGTCGTCCCCGTGTGACGATGACCTCATAACCGGTCGTCCTGCAGATGAGGCGAGCGTGACGTCGTCCTGGTGTAATGACGTCATACCAGACTATTTAGAGGAAGCGTTGGTGACGTCGCCTCTACAGAGCAACGATATCACACCTCCTGTAGAAGACCGCATAGCAAGTCATCCAGGAAAGAAGTGTAGCACTACTAATATTGTCACTTTCCCCCAGCATCAAGCCTCATTATCACTATCAGACCGTCCTGAACCCAAGATTGTAGTGACATGTCCTCAGACTGAGGCCTCGACACCGGACCTCTGCAAACCAGGTCAGAACCAGGCGTCAGACTTAGACCGACCGGAGGGACCATACCGGCTCAGCCTCCAGACTCTTCTAAAGAAATCCCAGGCAGCTTTGGAATGCCCCAAACCAGGCAGGAACCAGCCAGAATCAGAACCAAAGATCCGGACTGGAGATGTAGACTTTGAATCGGAACCAGTTGCAGGGCCGTACCGCCTCAGCCTCCAGACCCTGCTGAAAAAGTCCCAGGAGCACCGGAGACGCCAGCGTCAGCTGAAGAACCAGGCCAAGGCCTCTACTTGTTCTACCAG GACCCAGGAGGCCTTGACACACcagaagatggaggaggagatcaGTTTCTCAGACAAGGAGAATGAGGAGTTCCTCCAGTCAGGGAGAGTGGTGGCGGAGGGAAGGAAAACCCGGGACAGGGATTGGAGAAAGGATCATCTGGGAATGGGAGTCCAGTTTTCCGGACCGCCACCACTAGAGATATTCCCTAAGGAAGCGTGGGTTCAACGTGAGGAGGAGAAAGCGAGGTCTAGGATTGTGGAAAGAATGGGACCCAACGAAAAAGGATGTCATGATAGAATATTGAAGGAATTGGAGGCTGGAAATGGCCCTTCACATTTGGTTGGTCAAGAAGGAGACTCCCAATCTCCTCCAGGAGTGGACATTGATGCTGGCTCGTCAGCCGAAGACATCCAGCTACACCTCTCACCAGACGTCACAGCAGCACCGTCAATGCTAATGGGGAACCTTCCACATCCTATCTCAGCCGATGCCTCCATAACCCAGAAATCATTCTACCTAGTCAGGGAGAAGAGCTCTACCCTGCCGAGGTCTTCCTCTCTGGGGAGTAGTAGGTTCCAGAGCGTCCCTACCCCCCAGTTTAGTATGAGCCCTATCCGCTGTAAGAGTAAAGGAAACAGTGGGGGAGGAGGGCGTGGCACCCCCAAGAGGCAGATCCTGGTAAACACACCTTTGAATGTAGACCACGAGGTGGGGTTGGTGACTGGGCAGGAAAAGAATGATGCTCGGGACCAAACGCATCTGCATAGAGCGCCCCTAGTGGCTGGGGGTGATACAAGACCTATGCGTAGGAGCACAGACCAGGCAGAACAGATAGCTCAGCTGGAGCTCAACCTGTCCAGCCTCAAAATACTGATCTCTGACCTGGAGTCCACGCTCACAGAGACACCAGAGAGCCACCAGACGCACAACAACAGCCAGACTGATAATATAGACCATCAACAGAAATACATGGACTACCATACACCTGACAGCCAGGACTTACAGTTAGGGaaccagacacacaacaacagccAGACTGATAATATAGACCATCAACAGAAATACATGGACTACCATACACCTGACAGCCAGGACTTACAGTTAGGGaaccagacacacaacaacagccAGACTGATAATAGTAGTAACCTTACCATGGACCCGCCACATAAATACATGGACTACCATACACCTGAGAGTCAGGCAGAGAGTAACCTTAGTGAGAAAGGAAGAGGGGatggaggtcagaggtcagctgATAAGATGGCGGTGGTCCCCTGTAGAGTCCAGTGGTGTGACAGTGTACCTCCATTGTTCAAGGAGGTGGAGATCGCTGTTACAACGGGTTACAAAAGACAAGATGGTCGCCAGCAGCAGCCTCTTGCAGCGCGCCTCGTCACCTCCCTCACTCAGAAGAGAAGAGTTCCTGACGTGTTCCGGAAGGTTCCATACGATGTCATCAAGGTTCGGAATGACGTTGTCAAGATTCCGGCATCACACAAAACACCTTTCTCCGTCCTCTCAGATGCCAGTAACAACCAGCACCAGCCAATGGAGTGGAAGAGTTATCCGGAGGACCCCGCCCACTTCCAATCCATCAACCAATCGTATGACGTGGACACGCCCTCAGGGCTCTGGCTCCAGGGAGGGTCAGAGGGGTCGTTGAAAGGTCATGACCCCGCGGGGAAGCAGCTGACCCCTGAGAACGGAGGTGGCGGTCAGGGAGGGGCGTCAAGGGCCAAACGTAGACTGGTCATGCACACCACAGAGGGGAACAGGGGACGAGGACGAAGAGAGGTGATGGACAGGCCTCACTCCAGTACTCCTGAAG CTGCGGTGCAGTCACACAGTCAGCCCCAGCTGAAGCAGACCCATGCAGCCcaggtcagagccctgaaggaggagcagaggagacagCAGCAACAACTACTGCAG ATGCTGGCTGCACGTTACCAGCTACTCCAGAGTTTGTCCTTCCCTGTGTCCTCCAGCCCCACATCCAGCTCACGTCTTGCGGACAACacgacctccctcctccccctctcttccatccctctgtcctccctctccatccctctgttctgcCCCTCACCAGGATCCCTCCTTTCAGACCCAGACTCCCCCTCACGG tctcccaggtgtgtgtgtgtgtgttatggcccCCTGGTGGCAGCAGCAGTGAAGGGATACCTAACCAGGAGGctcctacacacagagagagtgggacagCTGCTATGTACCATCAAG GACACGCAGCAGTTCCTGCTGTCCTTCCAGCTCCAGAGCcctgggagagacagcaggcaagACCTGGTGCTGCAGGAGAGAGTCACActgcag CTCCGCTCAGCACGTTATGAGGTCCAGGACATCTTCTGTCTGTCAGCAGGAGACAGGATGCAGATCATCAGCTGGGACAGACAGCTGGCCAGGGACAGGGAGATGAAACGCAAG ACTGGGGAAACGGGGTCGACCAGGGGGAAgagttctctgtcagctgctaCACAGAAAGccttggagaggaagagaggagtcaTGAT GAGGAAAGCggcagaggggcagagggggaCTGGAGCTGTGGTTGCTGGGGCAGAGGGGAACGTCGTGAAGCAGACACGTGGGTCTTTTCGACCCAACCCTCAAAGGGTCCCCAAGACCACCCAGTCCCGCAGATCTCGGTGA